Proteins co-encoded in one Capnocytophaga ochracea DSM 7271 genomic window:
- the rpoC gene encoding DNA-directed RNA polymerase subunit beta', producing MAREKNTAVPKFDKISIGLASPESILAVSRGEVTKPETINYRTHKPERDGLFCERIFGPVKDYECACGKYKRIRYKGIVCDRCGVEVTEKKVRRERVGHINLVVPIAHIWYFRSLPNKIGYLLGLPSKKLDMIIYYERYVVIQPGIAKGPEGEDLQYLDFLSEEEYLAITESLPADNQYLEDTDPNKFIAKMGAECLLELLERLDLDALSYDLRHKANNESSKQRKTEALKRLQVVEAFRESQRNRENKPEWMIMKVIPVIPPELRPLVPLDGGRFATSDLNDLYRRVIIRNNRLKRLMEIKAPDVILRNEKRMLQESVDSLFDNTRKSSAVKTESNRPLKSLSDSLKGKQGRFRQNLLGKRVDYSARSVIVVGPELKMYECGLPKNMAAELYKPFVIRKLIERGIVKTVKSAKKIIDKKEPVVWDILENVIKGHPVLLNRAPTLHRLGIQAFQPKLIEGKAIQLHPLVCTAFNADFDGDQMAVHLPLGPEAILEAQLLMLASHNILNPANGSPITVPSQDMVLGLYYITKGRKSTPEYPIKGEGSAFYSAEEVNIAYNEGKLSLNAFIKVKVRDLDENGNVYYPVVETTTGRVLFNELVPLEVGYINEVLTKKSLRDIIGRILKATSIPVTGDFLDKIKNMGYRFAFKGGLSFSLGDIIIPQEKANMIAEANGLVDGIMMNYNMGLITNNERYNQVIDVWTSTNAQLTELAMKRISTDQQGFNSVYMMLDSGARGSKEQIRQLTGMRGLMAKPKKSSVGGGEIIENPILSNFKEGLSILEYFISTHGARKGLADTALKTADAGYLTRRLVDVSQDVIINTEDCGTLRGVEVRALKKNEEVVETLGERVLGRVSLHDVYNPLTEELIVGAGEEITEKIVDKIEAAPIDMIEVRSALTCEAKHGICAKCYGRNLSTGRMVQKGEAVGVVAAQSIGEPGTQLTLRTFHAGGVAGNVSEENKTEARFDGVLEIEDLRVVRGKDNEQNPVDVVVRSSELRVLDPTTKMVLQTHDIPYGAHIFVKDKEEVKKGTLLFQWDPYNAVIISEYSGKIAYEDIEQGVTYQVEIDEQTGFQEKVIVESRNKKLIPTLLITDKNGETLRSYNLPVGAHIMVDNNSKIEEGKVLVKIPRSSAKAGDITGGLPRVTELFEARNPSNPAIVSEIDGVVSFGKIKRGNKEVIVTSRSGEERKYLVKLSSQILVQENDFVRAGKPLSDGSVTPDDILRIKGPSAVQQYLVNEVQEVYRLQGVKINDKHFEVIVRQMMRKVEIQDPGDTLYLEGQLVHKDDFIEENDRLFGKKVVEDVGDSENLKAGQIVSLRELRDENSLLKRSDKNLVIARDVIPATAMPVLQGITRASLQTKSFISAASFQETTKVLNEAAVSGKVDFLDGLKENVIVGHRIPAGTGLKEYEKIIVGSKADLEPVVEKKKSR from the coding sequence ATGGCAAGAGAAAAAAATACAGCTGTTCCTAAATTTGATAAGATTTCGATTGGTTTGGCCTCTCCTGAATCTATCTTAGCCGTTTCACGCGGTGAGGTTACTAAACCTGAAACTATCAACTATCGTACTCACAAACCTGAACGCGACGGGTTGTTTTGTGAGCGTATTTTTGGTCCTGTAAAGGACTATGAATGTGCTTGTGGTAAATACAAACGCATTCGTTATAAAGGCATCGTCTGCGACCGTTGTGGCGTGGAAGTAACCGAGAAAAAAGTACGCCGCGAAAGAGTAGGACATATCAACCTTGTGGTGCCTATCGCTCACATTTGGTATTTCCGCTCATTACCTAACAAAATAGGTTATTTGTTAGGGCTTCCTTCGAAAAAGTTGGATATGATTATCTACTACGAGCGCTATGTAGTTATCCAACCAGGTATTGCCAAAGGACCAGAAGGTGAAGATTTACAATACTTAGACTTCCTTTCAGAAGAAGAATATCTCGCTATTACTGAGAGTCTTCCTGCTGATAACCAATATTTAGAAGATACTGACCCTAATAAGTTCATTGCTAAAATGGGGGCTGAGTGTCTTCTTGAACTCTTAGAACGTTTGGATTTAGACGCACTTTCTTACGACTTGCGTCACAAAGCTAATAATGAAAGTTCTAAACAACGCAAAACTGAAGCTCTTAAACGCTTACAAGTGGTAGAGGCGTTCCGCGAATCTCAAAGAAACCGCGAGAACAAGCCTGAATGGATGATAATGAAGGTGATTCCTGTAATTCCCCCTGAATTACGCCCGTTAGTACCGCTCGATGGGGGACGTTTTGCGACTTCCGACCTTAACGATCTTTACAGACGTGTGATTATTCGCAATAACCGTCTAAAACGCTTGATGGAAATCAAAGCTCCTGACGTGATTTTGCGCAATGAGAAACGTATGCTTCAAGAGTCGGTAGATTCACTTTTCGACAACACACGTAAATCATCAGCTGTAAAAACAGAGTCTAATCGTCCGCTTAAATCACTTTCTGACTCATTGAAAGGTAAGCAAGGGCGCTTCCGTCAGAACCTCCTCGGTAAACGTGTAGACTATTCAGCACGTTCGGTAATTGTGGTAGGTCCTGAACTCAAAATGTACGAATGCGGTTTGCCAAAGAATATGGCAGCCGAACTCTATAAGCCGTTTGTAATACGTAAGCTCATCGAGCGCGGTATTGTGAAAACGGTGAAATCAGCTAAGAAAATCATTGACAAGAAAGAGCCCGTAGTATGGGATATCTTGGAGAATGTAATTAAAGGTCACCCTGTACTACTGAACCGTGCTCCTACTTTGCACCGTCTGGGTATTCAGGCATTCCAACCTAAGCTCATCGAAGGGAAAGCAATACAGTTGCACCCGCTTGTGTGTACAGCGTTCAATGCCGACTTCGACGGTGACCAAATGGCGGTGCACTTGCCATTAGGTCCTGAGGCTATCTTAGAGGCACAACTCTTGATGTTGGCTTCACACAATATCCTCAACCCTGCCAATGGTTCGCCTATTACTGTACCTTCACAAGATATGGTCTTGGGGCTTTACTACATCACCAAAGGTCGTAAGTCTACCCCTGAATATCCTATTAAAGGGGAGGGTTCAGCTTTTTATTCAGCAGAAGAAGTGAATATCGCTTATAACGAAGGGAAGCTCAGCTTAAACGCTTTTATTAAAGTGAAAGTGCGTGACCTCGACGAAAATGGCAATGTGTATTACCCCGTAGTAGAAACTACCACTGGACGTGTGCTCTTCAATGAGCTTGTACCTTTGGAAGTAGGCTACATCAACGAGGTACTTACCAAAAAATCATTGCGTGATATCATCGGTCGTATCCTAAAAGCTACTAGCATTCCTGTAACGGGAGACTTCCTTGACAAAATCAAGAATATGGGATACCGCTTTGCCTTTAAAGGCGGATTGTCGTTCAGTTTAGGCGATATTATCATTCCACAAGAAAAAGCTAATATGATAGCCGAAGCTAACGGACTCGTAGATGGTATTATGATGAACTATAATATGGGTCTCATTACCAATAACGAACGTTATAATCAGGTGATTGACGTGTGGACATCTACCAATGCGCAACTTACTGAATTGGCGATGAAACGCATCAGTACAGACCAACAAGGGTTCAACTCAGTGTATATGATGCTCGACTCCGGAGCGCGTGGTTCTAAGGAGCAAATTCGTCAGCTTACCGGTATGCGTGGTTTGATGGCAAAACCCAAGAAATCGAGCGTAGGGGGTGGTGAAATCATCGAGAACCCTATCTTGTCGAATTTTAAAGAAGGTCTATCTATCCTCGAATACTTTATCTCTACCCACGGTGCCCGTAAAGGTCTTGCCGATACCGCTTTGAAAACAGCCGATGCGGGTTACTTAACTCGTCGTTTGGTAGACGTATCGCAAGACGTAATCATCAACACCGAAGATTGTGGTACCTTGCGTGGAGTAGAAGTACGTGCCCTCAAAAAGAACGAGGAAGTAGTAGAAACTCTTGGCGAGCGCGTTTTAGGACGTGTGTCGCTCCACGATGTATACAATCCTCTCACTGAAGAACTTATTGTGGGTGCTGGTGAAGAAATTACTGAAAAAATAGTAGATAAAATAGAAGCCGCTCCTATCGATATGATAGAAGTGCGCTCGGCACTTACCTGTGAAGCAAAACACGGTATTTGTGCAAAATGTTACGGTCGCAACCTTTCTACCGGACGTATGGTACAGAAAGGGGAAGCCGTAGGGGTAGTTGCTGCCCAGTCTATCGGTGAACCAGGTACCCAGCTTACCTTGCGTACCTTCCACGCAGGTGGGGTTGCGGGTAACGTATCAGAAGAAAATAAAACTGAAGCCCGTTTTGACGGTGTACTAGAAATAGAAGACTTACGCGTAGTTCGTGGTAAAGACAACGAACAAAACCCTGTGGACGTAGTAGTGCGTTCATCTGAGCTCCGCGTGCTTGACCCTACTACCAAAATGGTACTTCAAACACACGATATCCCTTATGGAGCGCACATCTTTGTAAAAGACAAAGAAGAAGTGAAAAAAGGAACTTTACTCTTCCAATGGGATCCCTATAATGCGGTAATCATCTCGGAATACTCTGGTAAAATCGCTTATGAAGATATCGAACAGGGAGTTACTTACCAAGTGGAAATAGATGAGCAAACAGGCTTCCAAGAAAAAGTGATTGTAGAATCGCGTAACAAGAAGCTGATTCCTACCTTGCTCATCACTGATAAGAATGGTGAGACGCTCCGCTCTTACAACTTGCCTGTGGGTGCTCACATTATGGTGGACAACAACAGCAAGATTGAAGAAGGTAAGGTGCTTGTGAAAATACCGCGTAGCTCTGCCAAAGCTGGGGATATTACAGGGGGGCTTCCTCGTGTTACCGAGCTCTTCGAAGCACGTAACCCATCGAACCCTGCCATCGTATCCGAAATTGACGGGGTAGTATCGTTCGGTAAAATCAAACGCGGTAATAAAGAGGTAATCGTTACCTCACGCTCGGGCGAAGAACGCAAATACTTGGTGAAATTATCGAGCCAAATCTTGGTACAAGAAAACGACTTTGTACGTGCAGGTAAACCACTTTCTGACGGCTCTGTAACACCTGATGATATCTTGCGTATTAAAGGACCATCGGCAGTACAACAGTATTTAGTAAACGAAGTACAAGAGGTATATCGCTTGCAAGGGGTGAAAATTAACGATAAACACTTTGAGGTTATCGTCCGCCAGATGATGCGTAAAGTGGAAATCCAAGACCCAGGTGATACTCTTTACCTCGAAGGTCAGTTGGTTCACAAAGACGACTTTATAGAAGAAAACGACCGCTTGTTTGGTAAGAAAGTAGTAGAAGATGTCGGAGATTCTGAAAACTTAAAAGCGGGACAGATAGTGAGCTTACGTGAATTGCGCGATGAGAACTCACTACTCAAACGCTCCGATAAGAACTTGGTAATCGCTCGCGATGTGATTCCTGCTACTGCTATGCCAGTGCTACAAGGTATCACTCGTGCATCGCTACAAACCAAATCGTTTATCTCAGCAGCTTCTTTCCAAGAAACAACCAAGGTATTGAACGAAGCAGCGGTAAGTGGTAAGGTAGACTTCCTCGACGGCTTGAAAGAAAATGTAATCGTAGGTCACCGTATACCAGCAGGTACTGGACTTAAAGAATACGAGAAAATCATCGTAGGCTCTAAAGCTGATTTAGAACCCGTAGTAGAAAAGAAAAAATCGAGATAA
- a CDS encoding PadR family transcriptional regulator yields MEEFNVEKTRTQMRKGILEMCILSIIDKNKEAYVSDLIEALKTADMIVVEGTLYPLLTRLKNSGLLTYQWKESTSGPPRKYYILTESGRRFLNETVKAWRDLQTMIDKII; encoded by the coding sequence ATGGAAGAATTTAATGTCGAAAAAACAAGAACACAGATGCGCAAAGGCATCTTAGAAATGTGTATTCTTTCCATTATTGACAAAAACAAAGAAGCTTACGTTTCCGACCTGATTGAGGCGCTCAAAACAGCCGATATGATAGTGGTTGAAGGAACGTTATATCCTTTGCTTACCCGATTGAAAAACAGCGGGTTGCTAACCTATCAATGGAAAGAATCTACCTCAGGTCCTCCACGTAAATACTACATTCTAACCGAATCAGGCAGACGCTTCCTAAACGAAACCGTAAAAGCCTGGCGTGACTTACAAACAATGATTGATAAAATTATTTAA
- a CDS encoding DUF3467 domain-containing protein codes for MDEVEEKEGQLSIELDDKVAKGVYSNLAIINHSSTEFVVDFVSVMPGMPKGKVRSRIILTPEHAKRLLFALDDNIQKFEQANGTITNSDDRHAIPLFGVTGQA; via the coding sequence ATGGACGAAGTAGAAGAAAAAGAAGGACAGTTGAGCATTGAGCTCGACGACAAGGTTGCCAAGGGAGTATACTCTAACTTAGCAATTATCAACCACTCGTCTACCGAGTTTGTAGTCGATTTTGTGAGTGTAATGCCAGGGATGCCCAAAGGGAAGGTGCGCAGTCGCATTATCCTTACTCCTGAGCACGCCAAACGCCTGCTATTCGCCTTAGATGATAATATCCAGAAGTTTGAACAAGCCAATGGTACTATCACCAATAGCGACGACCGTCACGCCATTCCTCTCTTTGGTGTAACCGGACAAGCCTAA